Genomic DNA from Pseudomonas helmanticensis:
AGTTGTGGCAGGCCCTGATTCAGCCGATCAAGCACACGCTCGGTGCCGCCCTGGCGCCAGCCGTTGTAGAACAGGCGCAGCGACAACCCGAGCAAGCCCAGGCAAATCACGATCAGCAGCAACGGTTTGAGCATGCCGTGGCCCTCAGTGCGCCAGCGTCGGTTCGCGACGCAGCTTGTCGCCCGCCGGGTTGACCGCTTCGCGCAGGAAACCGAAACCGGTGCGCCGGTCGAGGCGAAACAGCGTATTGGTCACATAGACGTCATCGCGCACGCCGACCACCTCGACCACTTCGCTGACGCAGCGCCGCCCATCAGGCATGCGCGTCAGTTGAATCACCACATCGAGCGCGGCACAGATCATCTGCCGCAACGTGCGTTCGGCAATGGTGCGACCGGTCAGGCCGACCAGGGTTTCCAGGCGCAGCAAAGCGTCCTGCGCGTTGTTGGCGTGCACGGTACTCATCGAACCGTCGTGGCCGGTGTTCATGGCGGTCAGCACGTCGACCACTTCGACGCCGCGAATCTCGCCGAGGATGATCCGGTCGGGACGCATGCGCAGGGCGTTGCGGATCAGGTCGCTGGCCTTCACTTCACCGTGGCCCTCGGCATTCGGCGGGCGGGTTTCCAGGCGCACGACGTGCGGGTGGCCGAGCTGCAATTCGGCGACGTCTTCGATGGTCACCAGACGTTCGTGCGGGTTGATCAACTGGCTGAGAATGTTCAGCAGCGTGGTCTTGCCGGTGCCGGTGCCGCCGCTGATGAGAATGTTGCAGCGCTTGCCCACCGCCTCTTCGATGAAGTCGTAGATCGCCTGATCAATGGTCTGCATCGCCATCAGGTCGGTGCTCTTGAGCATGTCCTTGCGAAATTTGCGGATCGACAGACACGGCCCGTCGAGGGCAATCGGCGGAATGATCGCGTTGACCCGGCTGCCATCCGGCAAACGCGCATCGACCATCGGCGACGACTCGTCGAGACGCCGCCCGAGTGGCGCAAGAATGCGCTGCATGACCCGTTCGACGTGGTGCGCATCGATAAAGCGCAGGTCGCTGAGGTGCAACACGCCATCGCGTTCGATGAACACCCGGTGCGGGCCGTTGACCAGAATCTCGGTCACGGCGCTGTCGCGCAGCAGCACTTCCAGCGGGCCGAAACCGGTCAGTTCGTCGACGATTTCTTCGGCCAGACGCTCCATTTCATAACGCGAAATCGCCAGGTGCAGGCGCGCGATGTATTCGGCGACTTTGTCGATGACGAACTGCGAGAGCACCTGCCGCGAGCCTTCCAGCAGGTTTTTCCCAGACTCTTCAATGGCGTCGATGATGTAGCGGTGCAGCACCAGTTTCAGACCGTCGTGGTCGGTGTTGCCGGGCGCAGCGCGCTGCGGGCCACCGAACAGTTGTTCGCTGCTCATGACGTGCCTCGCAAGCGGTTGAACCAGTTGGCCTTGGGTTTGGCCAGGCCTTCGGAGCGTTTTGCCAGGCGTTCGCCGAGGGCGCGCAGGCTTTGGCTGATGGCTTCACGCGGGGCCAGTTCGAACAGGGTGACGCCCTGGTTTTTCGCGTTGAGGCGGATCTCCGGACTGAACGCCAACACCGCGATCACTTCGAGGCCAAAGGTCTTGCCGAGGGTTTCGGAATCCGGTGCGACGTTGCGCAGGTAGCGGTCGATCAACAACCGGCCGTGGTCGAGTTTCATGCCTTTCTCGCGCCACAGATTGAGCACCGCGAGGTTGCGCCGACAGTCGAGGACGTTCTGGTCGGTGTACCACAGCAGCTTGTCGCAATGGCTGACGAACGTGCGCAGCGCTTCACTGTCGGGCTGGCCGGTGAGGTTGACGACGATGTGCTGGAAGTGTTGGCGCAAGGCGCTGAGCAACATGTACAACTCGGCGGCGCTGGTGCGCTCCAGTGGCTCGTCACTGGCGGCGTACGCGAGAATGCGCAAGCCCGCTTCGGCGCTGGTGAAGGCGCTGTCGATCAGCGTTGCATCAAGACGCCGCAAATGCCGCAGCGCATCGCCGAAATGAAACGAGCTTTCCAGCCCGAGCAAGGCCAGGCTGTCGCCGCGCGGCAAACCCAGATCAAGCAGCAACGTCTGCTGTCCGCTCTTCTGCACCACCAGCGCCATGTGGTTGGCCAGCAGCGCGCCGTCTGCGTTGCTTTGCACGCCATAAAGCACAGTCAGACCACCGAGTTGGGTATTCGGCGTGACGGCTGGCAGGCGTTTGCTCAAGCGCCGTACCAGCCCGGCGACTTCACTGGAGCGCGAGCCATAAGCGACGAAATCCCGCGCACCGGCACGCATCGCGTTGAGCACCAACTGATTGTCCATGCCGTCGCCGAGGGCGACGATGGCGAGCATCGGTTTGGCTTCGAGCACGCCTTCGATCAACGCGCTCTGCGCGACCAGATGATCGCGATCCAGCCCGACGAACACCAGGCTGGCGAAGGTCACGTCGACCAGCGCAAGCAACTCGTCAAGGCTGCCGCCACCGGCGCTGACCACTTGGCCGAGCGGCGCCAACGCGCCCTGCAACCACTCCAGATCAGTGTCGTTGCGAGTGATGGCGAGGAAGGTCTGACTGAGGCTCTGGCTCATTGCGATAACCCACTGCGTTTATCGAAGTTGCCGTTTTCAAGGAAGTACAGGCGATACCAGTTCGGGTCGTAGTTGCGCAGTTTTTCACCCGGTAGCGAAGGCAATGGCGCGTTGACTGCCAATGGCTGCACCAGGTGGGGGGTGACGATCATCAGCAATTCGCGCTCTTCGCGATTGATCGATGAGTTGCGGAAAAACGCGCCGATGATCGGGATGTCGCCGAGGCCGGGAAACTTGTTCACTTGGGACGCGTTTTGGGTGCTGATCAAGCCGCTGATGACGAAGCTTTCACCATCGGCCAGCGAGATGCTGGTGTCGGTACGGCGGATGGTGAACGCCGGCACGGTTGTGCCGCCGATGGTCACGCCATTGTTGTAGTCCAGCTCGCTGACTTCCGGCGCGACCTTGAGGGCAATGCGGTCGCGGCCAACGACGGTTGGCGTCAGGGTCAGGCGGATACCGAACTCCTTGTACTCGATGGAGTAGCTGTTGCTGTTGGCGCTCGGTACCGGAATCGGAATTTCGCCGCCGGCGAGGAAGCTCGCGCTCTGCCCGCTCAACGCCACCAGGCTCGGCCGCGCCAGGGTGTAGGCGAAACCGCTGCCTTCCAGCGCATTGACGATGCCGAGGAATTTGCTGCTGCCGCCACCCCAAACGATGTTGAACATGTCGTTGGCCAGCGGAATGCTCGGTACGGCGATGCGCGGGTCGGGCAAGTTGCGCAGCGGCACGAAACCCGGCGTAACGGCAGTGTTGGGCACCGTGCCCGGACCGCCAAACAGAAAGTTGTTGGAACCCTTGCCGTAAATCGACGTGCCCGCCTCTTTCAATTTGGTGCGGCTGACTTCAACAAAGCGAATATCAGTCTGCACTTGCGACGGCAGGGTCGGATCGTCTGTCGCCGGCAGTGCCACCGCAGTCATTGCCGCACTGGCCTTGCCCTGCACAAACACCATGCTCTGGCGCGGTGAACTGGCGCAGGCTGTCCAGATCATCAGCGTGGTTGCGCCGGGCGCGACGCCGGTGAGCAAAACACCTTGATCACCGGTCACGCGCACGTCGGCAATTTTCGGATCGCCGACCGCCACGCGGGTGATCGCCACGGGTGATTGCAGTGCCTGTTGCAGACCTTCGCCGACTTCCAGCGTCGACGGTAACGGACCAAGTGCGGCGCAGTTGCCGACCGCGGCGACCGCGCTGCCGATCGAGGCGACGCTCAGCAGCGAGGCCCGGAGCAAGCCGTTGAACAGGGGCGTGAAGCATTTGCGCATGTAAAGGCGTCCTTGCTCGAATCAGGGAGTGGGTTGAGCGTTTTCGGCACCACGGATGACTTCCACGGTCGCTTTGCGCGCCGTCGGCTGCCCCGCCACGGCGAGAGGCCTGGGCGGTGGCGAGAGTGACAGTTGGCTGAACTCGATCAACTCGCGACGCGGCGTATCGAGCTGTCTGGCGACATCGTTGGCACCGGCCCAGTATTTCGCCAGTTGCTGTTCATCGGCGCTGCGCACCGCCAGGCGCAAGACGCCGGCACCGGACGCCAGCATCAAACGGCTGAGCAAGGCTTCCGGCACCGCCAGCACCACGCTGCGTGCAGCCATTCGCTGTTGTTCCTGCTTGAGTCGTTCATCGTCGCTGCGCGCCGGGCTGGTGGGTTGACCGTCGTTGGTCAGGCCCATCTGGCTGCCGACACCGAGCACGCGCACCGCTGGCACCACCAACTGCGCCGACGGCTGTGGATTGTTTTCGTCCTTGCGCAAAAACAGCAGCACATCGACGTAATCGCCCGGCGCCAGTTGCCCGCCAGCATTGATCACTTCATCCACGGCCACCGCCAGCGCGCGCTCACCGGGACGAATCATTCGCGCCAATTGGCTGCCGGGTTCGAAGCTTTCTTCACTCAGCCAACTGCCGGCACTCAACGGCCGCCATGGTGTGCGGCCGACGACTTGATCGACAGTACTGAGGCTGCCAGCAGGCGCGGTGCGCAGTTTTTCCACGGCGACATCGGCGGCGGTGATTTTGCCGAACGGCGCGATGTCGCGTAGCAACACTACTACCGGTTGGCGGGTCGGATCTTCAACGGGCGCCGCCGGTGCAGCGACGGGGGCAACGGGGGCGACCGCAACCGGTGCGGCGACAGGTTCCACGGGCGGTTGCCGACTCAATGTCAGCCCCCAATATCCGGCAATGATGGCACCCAGCAAAAACAAGCCGGCCAGGCCCAGAGTGATGCGACTGTTCATGACGGCTCTCCCTTTCCCGCTGCGCGTTCTGTCTTATGCAATGACCCGTAACTTCCAACGAGATAAATTCGCAATCAGGCAGCTATGAACAAGTAACTATTTCGCTATTTGACGGTAGTCCAGCGCGAACAAAACGCCATTAACAGCGATGAAATATCCAACGAAAGTAGGAGGCTAAAGCGCCAAACATGGTTTTTTAGTGTAATTGCGCCAACTAATACTTTGGCGTTAATACGTTCTTACAGTTGTTGGGCCGGGGAATGCCGACAATGCTGATGCTGGCACAGGGAAATCATGTTGCGAACGCGCAACACCTGGCGTGCTCAAGGAGAATCCTCATGTCGTATTCCCACATTGCGCAAAAAATCAAATCGCAAGTCGCCTTCTTCAAAGGCCTGGCCAAAGACACCGAGGGCGCGTCCGCCATCGAATATGCGCTGGTGGTCGGCCTCGTGGCGCTGGTGATCGCAGCCTTCGGTAACGGCATCGGCACTCAGGTCACCGCGATCCTGACCCGGATCCAGACGGCACTCACCTGATCGGACCGATAACTTGTCAATGCGGCCATTGGGTTCTAACGTCAGCACTCAGTCCATTGCAGGTGTTGCCTATGAACTCTCCACACACTTCACGCCAGCAGTTGCTCCTCGTCGACGATGAGGAGGACGCACTGCTGGAGCTGGCGGAGTTGCTGGAGGGCGAAGGCTTCACCTGTCATACCGCGACGTCGGTGAAACTGGCCCTGCACCATCTCACTCGCCATCCCGATATTGCGCTGGTGATTACCGATCTGCGCATGCCGGAAGAAAGCGGCATGTCGCTGATCAAGCGTCTGCGCGAACATACCTCGCGCCAGCATCTGCCGGTGATCGTGACGTCCGGGCATGCCGATATGGAAGATGTCAGCGACATGTTGCGCTTGCAGGTGCTGGACCTGTTTCGCAAGCCGATCTATCACGTGCGCCTGCTGGAAACCCTGGACAACCTGTTTCCCAAGGCCAAGGCGAATCAAGGTTGAGGCAGGGGGTTTTAATTGTTGCCGGAACCCACTGCGATCAGTGCGCGGTCACCCGTTGACGCAAGCCGGAATTGCTCGGCGATAACGCCAGGGCCAATTGGGTGCGGTTATGCATGTGCGTCAGACGCAGCACTTGCGAGACGTAGAGTTTCACCGTGTTCTCGGTAATCCCCAGTTCGCAGGCGATCTGATAGTTGGTCTGGCCTTTGCCCACCAGCCTGGCGACATCGAGCTGGCGCGGCGACAGTTGATTGAAGATCGCGGGTATTTCCACGGTTTCGCCTTCGCCTTGCTCTTCTTCACTCGAAGACGTGGGGCCACGGCGGACTTTGTCGAGGTCCTGGTACAGGTCGTCGATCGACTCGGAGAGGTATTGCAGCTTTTGATTGAGGTTGCCGAGTTGCAGGGTTTTCTGCCGTTCGGCCAACACCGCTTCCTGACGACGCAAACCTTCAAGCAGTTCGTCCAGGTTCACCGGTTTCTGGTAGTAGTCGGCAATCCCGGCTCGCAACGCCTTGATCACGTCCTGCTTGTCGGCCCGCCCAGTGAGCATGATCGCTTCAAAGAACCGCTGCTTGCCCGCCAAGCGTTGCAGCTCTTGCACCAGCTCAATGCCGTCCATGTCCGGCATGTGCAGATCGCAAAGCACCAGGCCGATGGCAGGGTCTTGGCTGAACTGGTCGATCGCCTGCTGGCTCGATTCGCACGGCACACAGCGGTAACCGCTGCTTTCGATGAATTCGCAGAGTTCTTCAACAATCAGCGGTTGATCGTCGACCACCAGAACTTTTACAGCAGACGTTAGCTTGCTCACTTGCTACTCCATGCCCAGGCCAAAGGCTGACCGTTCCTGTAATAACGCTGATTTGAAAGTAGACCCACTTTCCTACTATGTACATAGCAGTAGTGGCATGGGGCGACTAATGGATCCAAAGCAGGGTCAGGATTGCGCCCACCAGCACGAACGGTGCAAATGGCAGCTTATTTGACTTTTCCGGGGCCATATATCGAAGACGTTCCCTAAGCCGTTGACTCATATGCAGCCAGAGATTTGGCGCCAGCAGTAACCAGAAGACGCTGGCGATTGCCGCGCCGATAAATGTGCCGAGCAGATGAGTGCCGTCCGTCGCGAAAGCGAAAGCTGTCATAAGTTTCACATCGCCAGCACCGAAACGGTTCAGCAGATAGCCTGGCAGCGTCAGCAACAGCGCCAGCAAAAAAGCCCAGCCGCCCTGCACCGCGTCTGCGCCCAGCCACGTTTGGCCAGTCAACAGCAGATACACCGCCGCCAACCCGCCAACGCCGAGGGTCAGCAGATTGCCGATGTGCCGTTGGCGGGCATCCTGCGCCGCGCATAGCGTCAGCCAGATCAGTAGGACAAAGCTGTGCATGCGGTAAAAAACGTCCGTTTTGGCCGAATGATTCTATGCTGATATTACGTAGTGAATGTCAGGGTAGACGCACTCATGAAATCCGCCCTCCCCCGCAAGCAAAAAGGCGCTGTCGCCATCGAGTTCGCCTTGGTGTTCGTCATCTTCTTCGCCGTGTTTTATGGCTTGGTGAG
This window encodes:
- a CDS encoding CpaF family protein, whose amino-acid sequence is MSSEQLFGGPQRAAPGNTDHDGLKLVLHRYIIDAIEESGKNLLEGSRQVLSQFVIDKVAEYIARLHLAISRYEMERLAEEIVDELTGFGPLEVLLRDSAVTEILVNGPHRVFIERDGVLHLSDLRFIDAHHVERVMQRILAPLGRRLDESSPMVDARLPDGSRVNAIIPPIALDGPCLSIRKFRKDMLKSTDLMAMQTIDQAIYDFIEEAVGKRCNILISGGTGTGKTTLLNILSQLINPHERLVTIEDVAELQLGHPHVVRLETRPPNAEGHGEVKASDLIRNALRMRPDRIILGEIRGVEVVDVLTAMNTGHDGSMSTVHANNAQDALLRLETLVGLTGRTIAERTLRQMICAALDVVIQLTRMPDGRRCVSEVVEVVGVRDDVYVTNTLFRLDRRTGFGFLREAVNPAGDKLRREPTLAH
- a CDS encoding AAA family ATPase — its product is MSQSLSQTFLAITRNDTDLEWLQGALAPLGQVVSAGGGSLDELLALVDVTFASLVFVGLDRDHLVAQSALIEGVLEAKPMLAIVALGDGMDNQLVLNAMRAGARDFVAYGSRSSEVAGLVRRLSKRLPAVTPNTQLGGLTVLYGVQSNADGALLANHMALVVQKSGQQTLLLDLGLPRGDSLALLGLESSFHFGDALRHLRRLDATLIDSAFTSAEAGLRILAYAASDEPLERTSAAELYMLLSALRQHFQHIVVNLTGQPDSEALRTFVSHCDKLLWYTDQNVLDCRRNLAVLNLWREKGMKLDHGRLLIDRYLRNVAPDSETLGKTFGLEVIAVLAFSPEIRLNAKNQGVTLFELAPREAISQSLRALGERLAKRSEGLAKPKANWFNRLRGTS
- a CDS encoding type II and III secretion system protein family protein encodes the protein MRKCFTPLFNGLLRASLLSVASIGSAVAAVGNCAALGPLPSTLEVGEGLQQALQSPVAITRVAVGDPKIADVRVTGDQGVLLTGVAPGATTLMIWTACASSPRQSMVFVQGKASAAMTAVALPATDDPTLPSQVQTDIRFVEVSRTKLKEAGTSIYGKGSNNFLFGGPGTVPNTAVTPGFVPLRNLPDPRIAVPSIPLANDMFNIVWGGGSSKFLGIVNALEGSGFAYTLARPSLVALSGQSASFLAGGEIPIPVPSANSNSYSIEYKEFGIRLTLTPTVVGRDRIALKVAPEVSELDYNNGVTIGGTTVPAFTIRRTDTSISLADGESFVISGLISTQNASQVNKFPGLGDIPIIGAFFRNSSINREERELLMIVTPHLVQPLAVNAPLPSLPGEKLRNYDPNWYRLYFLENGNFDKRSGLSQ
- the cpaB gene encoding Flp pilus assembly protein CpaB: MNSRITLGLAGLFLLGAIIAGYWGLTLSRQPPVEPVAAPVAVAPVAPVAAPAAPVEDPTRQPVVVLLRDIAPFGKITAADVAVEKLRTAPAGSLSTVDQVVGRTPWRPLSAGSWLSEESFEPGSQLARMIRPGERALAVAVDEVINAGGQLAPGDYVDVLLFLRKDENNPQPSAQLVVPAVRVLGVGSQMGLTNDGQPTSPARSDDERLKQEQQRMAARSVVLAVPEALLSRLMLASGAGVLRLAVRSADEQQLAKYWAGANDVARQLDTPRRELIEFSQLSLSPPPRPLAVAGQPTARKATVEVIRGAENAQPTP
- a CDS encoding Flp family type IVb pilin, yielding MSYSHIAQKIKSQVAFFKGLAKDTEGASAIEYALVVGLVALVIAAFGNGIGTQVTAILTRIQTALT
- a CDS encoding response regulator; the encoded protein is MNSPHTSRQQLLLVDDEEDALLELAELLEGEGFTCHTATSVKLALHHLTRHPDIALVITDLRMPEESGMSLIKRLREHTSRQHLPVIVTSGHADMEDVSDMLRLQVLDLFRKPIYHVRLLETLDNLFPKAKANQG
- a CDS encoding response regulator transcription factor; the encoded protein is MSKLTSAVKVLVVDDQPLIVEELCEFIESSGYRCVPCESSQQAIDQFSQDPAIGLVLCDLHMPDMDGIELVQELQRLAGKQRFFEAIMLTGRADKQDVIKALRAGIADYYQKPVNLDELLEGLRRQEAVLAERQKTLQLGNLNQKLQYLSESIDDLYQDLDKVRRGPTSSSEEEQGEGETVEIPAIFNQLSPRQLDVARLVGKGQTNYQIACELGITENTVKLYVSQVLRLTHMHNRTQLALALSPSNSGLRQRVTAH
- a CDS encoding prepilin peptidase, coding for MHSFVLLIWLTLCAAQDARQRHIGNLLTLGVGGLAAVYLLLTGQTWLGADAVQGGWAFLLALLLTLPGYLLNRFGAGDVKLMTAFAFATDGTHLLGTFIGAAIASVFWLLLAPNLWLHMSQRLRERLRYMAPEKSNKLPFAPFVLVGAILTLLWIH